The DNA segment ACCGAGTGCGGTCTCTGGCAGGTGGCGCGGCAGGCAGGCCTGTTGAGCGGCGCCGATTCTGTTTTGCTCAAGGAGCTCTGACATGTTTTTGCAAGCACTCAACAGTAACGGGTTGGTCGCGATCCTGCGCGGCCTGCGTCCCCAGGAAGCGCCAGCCATCGGTGAAGTTCTGTACGAGGCGGGCTTTCGGGTCATCGAGGTACCGCTCAATTCGCCATCGCCGTTCGACAGCATCAGCCTGCTGCGGCGCAGCCTGCCCGCCGACTCCCTGGTCGGTGCCGGCACAGTGTTGCAGCCCGCGCAGGTGCAGCAGGTCAAGGACGCCGGAGGCCAGTTGATCGTCATGCCGCACAGCGATGCCGCCGTGCTGCGGACCGCCAAAGCGGCCGGGCTGTTCCTGTCGCCCGGTGTCGCCACGCCGACCGAAGCATTCGCCGCGTTGGCCGAAGGCGCTGACGTTCTGAAGCTGTTCCCTGCCGAGCAAATGGCGCCGGCGGTGGTCAAGGCCTGGCTGGCGGTGCTGCCGGCGGGCACCGTGTTGCTGCCGGTGGGCGGCATCACGGCGGACAACATGCAGCCCTGGCTGGACGCCGGTGCGCGGGGCTTCGGGCTGGGCTCCGGGCTGTTCAAGCCAGGCATGAGCGCCGCTGAGGTCGCCAGCCGCGCCCAGGCGTATGTCGCGGCCTGGACACGCAGCAGCGCCGCTTAATTTTCTGGCGGGCGCGGTAGGCGCCCGCATCGATAACAAGAGAGATCACAACGATGAAAATCACCAAACTGACCACCTTTATCGTTCCGCCACGCTGGTGCTTCCTCAAGGTCGAAACCGACCAGGGTGTGACCGGCTGGGGCGAGCCGGTGGTCGAAGGCCGCGCCCATACCGTTGCTGCGGCAGTGGACGAGCTGTCCGATTACCTGATTGGTAAAGACCCGCGCAATATCGAAGACATCTGGACCGTGCTCTACCGTGGCGGCTTCTATCGCGGCGGTTCGATTCACATGAGTGCGCTGGCCGGTATCGACCAGGCGCTGTGGGATATCAAAGGCAAGGCGCTGGGCGTCTCGGTCAGCGACCTGCTCGGTGGTCAGGTGCGTGACAAGATCCGGGTCTACTCGTGGATCGGCGGTGATCGCCCGGCCGACACCGCTCGGGCAGCCAAGGAGGCGGTGGAACGCGGTTTTACTGCAGTGAAGATGAACGGCACCGAAGAGCTGCAGTTTCTCGACACGTTCGACAAGGTCGACCGCGCGCTGGCCAGCGTGGCCGCGGTGCGCGACGCGGTGGGGCCGAACGTCGGTATCGGCGTGGATTTCCATGGCCGGGTGCACAAGCCCATGGCCAAGGTACTGATGAAGGAGCTGGACCCGTTCAAGCTGATGTTCATCGAAGAGCCGGTGCTCAGCGAGCACTATGAGGCGCTCAAGGAACTGGCGCCGCTGACCAGTACACCGATCGCGCTGGGCGAGCGGCTGTTCTCGCGCTGGGACTTCAAGCGGGTGCTCAGCGAAGGTTACGTCGACATCATCCAGCCCGACGCCTCGCATGCCGGCGGCATCACCGAAACCCGCAAGATCGCCAATATGGCCGAAGCCTACGACGTGGCGCTGGCCCTGCATTGCCCGTTGGGGCCGATTGCCCTGGCCGCGTGCCTGCAGCTGGATGCGGCTTGCTACAACGCCTTCATCCAGGAGCAGAGCCTGGGCATCCATTACAACGAAAGCAACGACCTGCTCGACTACGTCAAACACCCGGAAGTCTTCGACTACGAAGCCGGCATGGTGAAAATCCCCAACGGTCCGGGCCTGGGCATCGAGATCAACGAAGCTTACGTGCGCGAGCGCGCAGCCGTCGGCCATCGCTGGCGCAACCCGATCTGGCGGCATGCTGATGGCAGTTTTG comes from the Pseudomonas sp. StFLB209 genome and includes:
- the dgoD gene encoding galactonate dehydratase; the protein is MKITKLTTFIVPPRWCFLKVETDQGVTGWGEPVVEGRAHTVAAAVDELSDYLIGKDPRNIEDIWTVLYRGGFYRGGSIHMSALAGIDQALWDIKGKALGVSVSDLLGGQVRDKIRVYSWIGGDRPADTARAAKEAVERGFTAVKMNGTEELQFLDTFDKVDRALASVAAVRDAVGPNVGIGVDFHGRVHKPMAKVLMKELDPFKLMFIEEPVLSEHYEALKELAPLTSTPIALGERLFSRWDFKRVLSEGYVDIIQPDASHAGGITETRKIANMAEAYDVALALHCPLGPIALAACLQLDAACYNAFIQEQSLGIHYNESNDLLDYVKHPEVFDYEAGMVKIPNGPGLGIEINEAYVRERAAVGHRWRNPIWRHADGSFAEW
- a CDS encoding 2-dehydro-3-deoxy-6-phosphogalactonate aldolase, which translates into the protein MFLQALNSNGLVAILRGLRPQEAPAIGEVLYEAGFRVIEVPLNSPSPFDSISLLRRSLPADSLVGAGTVLQPAQVQQVKDAGGQLIVMPHSDAAVLRTAKAAGLFLSPGVATPTEAFAALAEGADVLKLFPAEQMAPAVVKAWLAVLPAGTVLLPVGGITADNMQPWLDAGARGFGLGSGLFKPGMSAAEVASRAQAYVAAWTRSSAA